From a single Adhaeribacter swui genomic region:
- a CDS encoding SDR family oxidoreductase produces MDLNLSQKRAIVCGSTQGIGKAIAVELAQMGASVALVARNEEKLQATLQELDRATGQQHDYICADFSNPDDLAAKIKAYVATKPVVHILVNNTGGPSGGPIIDAGLDEFKQAFSNHLICNHILVQAVAPLMKQAQYGRIINIISTSVKQPLPGLGVSNTIRGAVANWAKTLSLELGPFGITVNNVLPGATVTARHTSLIQTKAEKTGQSIEQIESEMLANIPAKRFGSSAEVAAAAAFLASPAAGYINGINIPVDGGRTGNL; encoded by the coding sequence ATGGATTTAAATTTAAGTCAAAAAAGAGCGATTGTGTGCGGCAGCACGCAGGGCATTGGCAAAGCCATTGCGGTAGAACTGGCTCAAATGGGCGCTTCGGTAGCTTTGGTGGCCCGCAACGAAGAAAAATTACAAGCTACTTTGCAGGAACTTGACCGAGCCACCGGTCAGCAACACGATTATATATGCGCCGACTTTTCGAACCCGGATGATCTGGCCGCAAAAATAAAAGCTTATGTAGCTACAAAACCAGTGGTGCATATTTTAGTTAATAATACCGGCGGCCCTAGCGGCGGACCGATTATAGATGCTGGTTTAGATGAATTTAAACAAGCTTTTAGTAACCATTTAATCTGTAATCATATTTTGGTGCAAGCTGTAGCGCCGCTCATGAAACAAGCCCAATACGGCCGTATTATTAATATTATTTCTACGTCAGTAAAACAGCCATTGCCGGGCTTGGGAGTGTCTAACACCATCCGGGGAGCCGTGGCTAACTGGGCTAAAACGTTATCGTTGGAATTAGGGCCGTTTGGCATTACGGTTAATAATGTATTGCCTGGTGCTACGGTTACGGCCCGCCATACTTCGCTTATCCAAACTAAAGCAGAGAAAACCGGGCAAAGCATCGAACAAATAGAATCGGAAATGCTGGCAAATATTCCGGCTAAGCGTTTTGGTAGCTCCGCGGAAGTGGCTGCTGCTGCTGCTTTTCTGGCTAGTCCGGCAGCAGGTTATATTAATGGGATTAATATTCCGGTTGATGGGGGTAGAACGGGGAATTTGTAA
- a CDS encoding class I SAM-dependent methyltransferase codes for MDVFGQALRDFYTDNFTQKLILHTSYGEPEDMPLDIFFRDEDEMSEVELEALSCCYGKVLDIGAGVGSHALALQELELDVTALEISPLAAEIMQQRGVAKIINQDIFTYSGDTYDTLLLLMNGIGLVGDIAGLRQFLQHAKKLLNPNGQLVFDSSDITYLYEGNFPTGEKYYGEIAYQYEYRQVKGEWFKWLYIDQDTLAEVAGEEGWLTIIQYEDEQDQYLARLILA; via the coding sequence ATGGATGTATTCGGCCAAGCGTTGCGCGATTTTTACACCGACAACTTTACCCAAAAATTAATACTGCACACCAGCTACGGCGAGCCGGAAGACATGCCTCTGGACATTTTTTTCCGGGACGAGGATGAAATGTCGGAAGTAGAGCTCGAAGCACTAAGTTGCTGCTACGGCAAAGTGCTGGATATTGGGGCCGGCGTAGGCAGCCACGCCCTGGCGTTACAGGAATTAGAATTAGATGTTACCGCTCTGGAAATATCGCCTTTAGCCGCGGAAATTATGCAACAACGGGGCGTAGCAAAAATTATCAACCAGGACATTTTTACTTATTCCGGCGATACCTACGACACCTTACTTTTGCTCATGAATGGCATTGGTTTAGTAGGTGATATTGCCGGACTGCGCCAATTTCTGCAACACGCCAAAAAGCTACTTAATCCCAATGGGCAACTGGTATTTGATTCTTCGGATATTACTTATTTGTACGAAGGGAACTTCCCCACTGGAGAAAAGTACTACGGCGAAATTGCTTACCAATACGAATACCGCCAGGTAAAAGGCGAGTGGTTTAAATGGTTATACATCGACCAGGATACCTTAGCCGAGGTAGCCGGCGAAGAAGGCTGGCTCACGATTATTCAGTACGAAGACGAGCAAGACCAATACCTGGCCCGTTTGATTTTAGCTTAA
- a CDS encoding OsmC family protein — translation MKVELKRVDNAFHFEAVGAAGVPVNIDANPEVGGNNAGARPMEMILMGLGGCSAIDITLILKKQKQEITDFRIHIDGDREPNVTPSVFTNIRIHYALSGNLDEQKVKRAIDLSMDKYCSVTAILNKTAQVSYTFSINAVSVEV, via the coding sequence ATGAAAGTTGAATTAAAGCGTGTCGATAATGCCTTCCATTTTGAGGCGGTAGGAGCAGCGGGCGTACCCGTAAATATAGATGCTAATCCCGAAGTTGGCGGGAACAATGCCGGCGCCCGCCCCATGGAAATGATATTAATGGGTTTAGGTGGTTGCAGCGCCATTGATATTACCTTAATTTTAAAAAAACAAAAGCAGGAAATCACGGATTTTCGCATTCACATTGATGGCGACCGGGAACCAAACGTAACGCCTTCTGTTTTCACCAACATTCGCATTCATTATGCCCTATCTGGTAACCTGGATGAGCAAAAAGTAAAGCGCGCTATTGATTTATCGATGGATAAATACTGCTCCGTTACGGCTATTTTAAATAAAACCGCGCAAGTTTCGTATACCTTCTCGATTAACGCGGTTTCGGTAGAAGTTTAG
- the floA gene encoding flotillin-like protein FloA (flotillin-like protein involved in membrane lipid rafts) codes for MELSPLLLLAGGFVLLLVFLYFVPINLWITALFSGVKINLFELVFMRIRKVPPSLIVNSLITATKAGLQITGSELETHYLAGGNVPTVIKALISADKANIPLTFKQATAIDLAGRDVFEAVTTSVNPKVINTPNVAAVAQDGIQLIAKARVTVRANIAQLVGGAGEETILARVGEGIVTSIGSSLSHKEVLENPDKISKLVLQKGLDAGTAYEILSIDIADVDIGENIGAKLQIDQANADLKVAEARAEERRAMAVAVEQEMRARTQEAKSNVVQAEAEIPKAMADAFRSGNLGIMDYYKMRNIQADTDMRDSIANPNTGNTTNRAGRDETKLS; via the coding sequence ATGGAATTATCGCCTTTACTTCTTCTTGCTGGTGGCTTTGTTTTACTGTTGGTATTTTTGTATTTCGTACCGATTAACCTCTGGATTACGGCCTTATTTTCGGGTGTAAAGATTAATTTGTTTGAGTTGGTTTTTATGCGCATCCGGAAAGTGCCGCCCAGCTTAATTGTGAATTCTTTGATTACGGCCACCAAAGCTGGTTTACAGATTACCGGCAGCGAACTGGAAACGCACTACCTGGCTGGTGGCAACGTGCCTACTGTTATTAAAGCATTAATTTCTGCAGATAAAGCCAATATTCCGCTTACTTTTAAACAAGCTACGGCCATTGATTTAGCCGGCCGCGATGTATTTGAAGCTGTAACCACTTCGGTAAACCCCAAGGTAATTAATACCCCCAACGTAGCCGCCGTAGCCCAAGATGGCATTCAGTTAATTGCCAAAGCGCGGGTTACCGTACGGGCTAATATTGCGCAATTAGTGGGTGGCGCCGGCGAAGAAACAATTCTGGCCCGGGTGGGTGAAGGCATTGTAACGTCCATTGGTTCGTCCTTATCGCACAAAGAAGTACTCGAAAACCCCGATAAAATCTCCAAATTGGTTTTACAAAAAGGCCTGGATGCCGGTACAGCTTACGAAATTTTGTCGATTGATATTGCCGATGTAGACATCGGAGAAAACATTGGCGCCAAATTACAAATTGACCAGGCCAACGCCGATTTAAAGGTAGCCGAGGCTCGCGCCGAAGAACGTCGCGCTATGGCCGTAGCCGTAGAACAGGAAATGCGCGCCCGTACCCAGGAGGCCAAATCCAATGTAGTGCAAGCCGAAGCCGAAATTCCGAAAGCCATGGCCGATGCTTTCCGGTCGGGCAACTTGGGTATTATGGATTACTATAAAATGCGCAACATCCAAGCCGATACCGACATGCGGGACTCCATTGCCAACCCGAATACTGGCAACACCACCAACCGCGCTGGCCGCGACGAAACGAAATTATCGTAA
- a CDS encoding 3-hydroxyanthranilate 3,4-dioxygenase: MIRPLNFRTWIEEHRHLLKPPVGNAQVFQDNKDFIVMVVGGPNARKDYHYNEGEEFFYQLEGDIVLKIIENGKPVDIPIREGEIFLLPGGTPHSPRRPANTVGLVMERYRREGEQDGFLWFCENCGTKLYEEYLVVTDIVQQLPVVMNNFFANEEHRTCKNCGTVMEPPVKK, from the coding sequence ATGATCAGACCGTTGAATTTTCGTACCTGGATTGAAGAGCACCGCCATTTGTTAAAACCACCGGTAGGCAACGCCCAGGTTTTCCAGGATAATAAAGATTTTATTGTGATGGTAGTAGGCGGCCCTAATGCCCGCAAAGATTACCATTACAACGAAGGCGAAGAGTTTTTTTACCAGCTCGAAGGTGATATTGTACTCAAAATAATTGAAAACGGCAAACCCGTAGATATTCCGATCCGGGAAGGCGAAATATTTTTGCTACCCGGCGGTACACCACATTCTCCCCGTCGGCCAGCCAATACGGTTGGTTTAGTAATGGAACGGTACCGTCGCGAAGGCGAACAAGATGGTTTCTTGTGGTTTTGCGAAAATTGCGGCACCAAGCTCTACGAAGAGTATTTAGTTGTAACTGATATTGTGCAGCAGTTACCGGTAGTTATGAATAATTTCTTTGCCAACGAGGAGCACCGGACCTGTAAAAACTGCGGCACCGTTATGGAACCACCAGTAAAGAAGTAG
- a CDS encoding NfeD family protein, which translates to MLRCYLLFALKFKNMDLITVLILVFIGLVLLLVELIFLPGITLIGILGFLVLAVGVWLGYDKMGMANGHIILSIALVLSIAIVFFSFKADVWSKFALKDVNHSRVNDNVKPQLQEGDTGKALSALRPSGTAMFHDQPYEVHTNGEFLDPDTTIIITRINHYKVIVKPVS; encoded by the coding sequence ATTTTAAGATGCTATTTATTATTTGCACTAAAATTTAAAAATATGGACTTAATTACGGTATTAATTTTGGTCTTTATTGGCTTGGTGCTTTTGCTCGTAGAGTTAATTTTTTTACCGGGCATCACGCTGATTGGGATTCTGGGTTTTCTGGTGTTAGCGGTCGGGGTTTGGCTGGGTTACGATAAAATGGGAATGGCTAATGGCCATATTATTTTGAGCATCGCCCTGGTATTAAGCATTGCTATTGTATTCTTTAGTTTTAAAGCCGATGTGTGGTCGAAGTTTGCTTTAAAAGACGTAAACCATAGCCGCGTAAACGACAACGTAAAACCACAACTACAGGAAGGCGATACTGGTAAGGCCTTATCGGCGCTCCGGCCTTCGGGCACCGCCATGTTCCACGACCAACCCTACGAGGTACACACCAATGGCGAGTTTCTGGATCCGGATACAACCATTATCATCACCCGCATTAATCATTATAAAGTAATTGTAAAGCCGGTAAGTTAA
- a CDS encoding serine hydrolase domain-containing protein, with translation MLYFLRLCRFALSGNVLFISLLVLLSSYPIQAHDYSIKPIIRQNSIWQENNVNAFEQKLETLRQRYHIPGISVGIVNNKHLVWKKGLGYADIEQQIAPDENTVYQIASLTKTFGSIILMQLVEAGKVSLDDPIAKYDINLGARWGSDERIKVKHLLTHTAMGNTWNGFKPGYTFRYNGSWYQELGKVIQKASGKSFGNLLLQNIILPLNLKNTVPSTDDSINFNLTGYDKELFKQKVAKPYDWQKKHLVPVQFTYGFGPAAGMMSTVSDLATYSNALDEQKFLNAATWQQIFTPFETVKGKSIQYGLGWYVTYYKGVKLLWHTGWWTGYSALLVKIPEKDLTFIALANSQDLSRPFYHLIHPLPMVGLFNPLRKNLNSNLTASDFAKAFIDHFAQL, from the coding sequence ATGCTCTACTTCTTAAGATTATGCCGGTTTGCCCTATCTGGTAACGTGCTTTTTATAAGCTTGTTGGTATTACTTTCTTCGTACCCGATTCAGGCGCACGACTATTCTATTAAGCCTATTATTCGCCAGAATAGCATTTGGCAAGAAAACAACGTGAACGCTTTTGAGCAAAAGCTGGAAACTTTGCGCCAGCGGTACCATATTCCGGGCATTTCTGTGGGGATAGTAAACAACAAACACTTAGTTTGGAAAAAAGGGTTAGGTTACGCGGATATAGAGCAGCAAATTGCACCCGATGAAAATACCGTTTACCAAATTGCGTCACTTACTAAAACTTTCGGTTCTATTATCCTGATGCAGTTAGTAGAAGCCGGTAAAGTAAGTTTAGATGATCCTATTGCCAAATACGACATTAATCTGGGTGCCCGTTGGGGCAGCGACGAAAGAATAAAGGTAAAACATTTGCTAACCCATACGGCTATGGGAAATACCTGGAATGGGTTTAAACCCGGCTATACTTTCCGGTATAATGGCAGTTGGTACCAGGAGCTGGGAAAAGTAATTCAAAAAGCATCGGGAAAGTCATTCGGCAACTTACTTCTTCAAAATATTATTCTACCCTTAAATTTAAAAAATACTGTTCCGAGCACAGATGATAGTATTAATTTTAATTTAACCGGGTACGACAAAGAATTATTTAAGCAAAAAGTGGCCAAGCCTTACGATTGGCAGAAAAAGCATTTGGTGCCAGTTCAGTTTACGTATGGCTTTGGCCCGGCGGCTGGCATGATGAGCACGGTTTCAGATTTAGCCACTTACTCGAATGCTCTGGACGAACAAAAATTTTTAAATGCAGCTACCTGGCAGCAAATTTTTACACCTTTTGAAACAGTTAAAGGAAAATCCATCCAATATGGCTTGGGCTGGTACGTAACCTATTACAAAGGTGTGAAACTACTCTGGCATACCGGCTGGTGGACCGGCTACTCAGCGTTACTGGTAAAAATTCCGGAGAAAGATTTAACATTTATTGCTCTGGCTAATTCGCAGGATCTTAGCCGGCCCTTTTACCATCTTATCCACCCACTGCCCATGGTTGGCCTATTTAATCCGCTACGAAAAAACTTAAACAGCAATCTTACTGCCTCCGATTTCGCCAAAGCCTTTATCGATCATTTTGCCCAGCTATAA
- a CDS encoding MFS transporter: MISLSLPSSFPVSKKVHRWAVSTLFFLQGLCFASWASRIPTIQDKLGLNESQLGAVLLAIPIGSMISLPVSGWLVAKFGSKKVVTLGVFLYSLTLVTLGMAQNTFQLISYLLLFGFGGNFLNIGINTQAVGVESMYKKPIMGMFHGMWSLAGFSGAALGTLMIGEGIVPVQHFLAVTIFVVLAALVSTRFTIAEDPNRQADQPIFAKPDKSLLMLGVIAFCSMICEGAMFDWSGVYFQKVVQADKAWVGAGYTAFMATMASGRFVADWFTGKFGLKRTLQLSGVLIASGLLLAVLLPNLITAMAGFLLVGAGVSSIIPLVYSAAGKSKVLSPGVALAAVSTIGFLGFLMGPPIIGLVAGATSLRVSFFIIAIMGLCVSFFATRAKLD, translated from the coding sequence ATGATTTCTCTTAGTTTACCCTCCAGCTTTCCGGTTTCGAAGAAAGTACACCGATGGGCGGTAAGTACTTTATTTTTTCTGCAAGGCTTGTGCTTTGCTAGCTGGGCCTCCCGGATTCCGACCATTCAAGATAAATTAGGATTAAACGAAAGCCAATTAGGCGCTGTTTTATTAGCTATTCCCATTGGCTCCATGATTTCGTTGCCCGTATCGGGCTGGCTAGTGGCCAAATTTGGGAGTAAAAAAGTAGTTACCTTGGGTGTGTTTTTGTACAGCTTAACTTTGGTTACGTTGGGTATGGCCCAAAATACTTTTCAGTTAATCAGCTATTTGTTGTTGTTTGGCTTTGGTGGTAATTTTTTAAATATTGGCATAAATACCCAAGCCGTGGGTGTGGAATCGATGTATAAAAAGCCGATTATGGGTATGTTTCACGGAATGTGGAGTTTAGCCGGTTTTTCCGGTGCCGCTCTGGGTACTCTGATGATTGGCGAAGGTATTGTGCCCGTGCAGCATTTTTTAGCCGTTACTATATTTGTAGTATTAGCAGCCCTGGTAAGTACCCGGTTTACTATTGCCGAAGATCCGAACCGCCAGGCCGACCAGCCGATTTTTGCTAAACCCGATAAATCTTTGCTGATGCTGGGCGTTATTGCTTTTTGTTCTATGATTTGCGAGGGCGCCATGTTCGACTGGAGTGGCGTTTATTTCCAGAAAGTAGTGCAGGCCGATAAAGCTTGGGTAGGGGCCGGTTACACCGCCTTTATGGCAACTATGGCATCCGGTCGGTTTGTCGCCGATTGGTTTACCGGTAAATTCGGTCTGAAACGTACGCTGCAACTAAGTGGGGTATTAATTGCTTCCGGTTTATTGCTGGCAGTACTTTTACCAAATTTAATTACCGCTATGGCGGGCTTTTTACTAGTAGGTGCTGGTGTATCGTCCATCATACCGTTGGTGTATAGCGCGGCTGGTAAGTCAAAAGTATTATCGCCGGGTGTTGCCTTAGCGGCTGTTTCTACCATTGGCTTTTTAGGGTTCTTAATGGGGCCTCCCATTATTGGTTTAGTAGCGGGTGCTACCAGTTTACGCGTTTCTTTCTTTATTATTGCCATTATGGGATTATGCGTGTCCTTTTTCGCAACCCGGGCTAAATTAGATTAA
- a CDS encoding GyrI-like domain-containing protein, translating to MQFETTVLDEFYIIGISVRTANANGQAQADIGALWSRFFNQNIISQIPDKVNNDLYCVYTDYESDYQGPYTTVLGCKVQSLQNIPDGLSGIPIPAANYQVYTSQGKLPDCVGQTWHYIWQHTQNRKYTADFDVYGPEAQNPEAAIVKTYLSITA from the coding sequence ATGCAATTTGAAACTACGGTTCTGGATGAATTTTATATAATTGGTATTTCGGTTAGAACAGCTAATGCAAACGGCCAGGCTCAGGCAGATATTGGTGCGCTGTGGAGCCGGTTTTTCAATCAAAATATAATAAGCCAAATCCCGGATAAAGTAAATAATGATCTTTATTGCGTCTACACCGATTACGAAAGCGACTACCAGGGTCCTTACACTACGGTTTTAGGTTGTAAAGTACAATCCCTGCAAAATATTCCGGACGGCTTAAGCGGTATACCTATTCCGGCGGCTAATTACCAGGTATACACCTCGCAAGGCAAATTACCTGATTGTGTAGGGCAAACCTGGCATTACATCTGGCAGCATACCCAAAACCGAAAATACACTGCCGACTTTGATGTGTATGGCCCGGAGGCGCAAAATCCGGAAGCTGCTATTGTAAAAACCTACCTTTCGATTACGGCATAA